In the Nicotiana tabacum cultivar K326 chromosome 16, ASM71507v2, whole genome shotgun sequence genome, one interval contains:
- the LOC107805537 gene encoding alkane hydroxylase MAH1-like: MKEMAFSSLLTSVGYLEIFIAIFFFLVFWAIGNTKNDLPRNYPFLGMFPTLLLNIHRIHEKITEVLSKTGGTFLLKGPWFTNMDMLGTVDPVNVHYIMSTNSSNFPKGPEFKKIFDAFGDGIFNSDFDLWKKQSKYAKELVINQKYHKCLIKTINDKVKDGLIPILDFMAKEDKIFDLQDIFKRLTFDTICKVVTGFDPGCLSLEFPCVPFVKAMEDIDYVIVIRHLLPESIWKLQKWLGVGPEKKLSKAVEVVDQIIEKFILMKREELSNGAKSKQQEVGFDLLTLCIVNDGERTTGLKFDNKFLRDTIFSFLFAGRDGVNSCLTWFIWLVFAHPEVERNIREELKAIIPVEETEKWKFFTAEDLKNVIYLHAALCETMRLYPPVPFQHKRPQKHDILPSGHHVHPKMRVMFNLYAMGRMEFIWGKEASEFKPERWISECGTIKHEASYKFLTFGAGPRKCIGIETSFTQLKVMAAVIIHNYEIKMVKDHDVSPNCSIILHMKHGFKVRVKKRWA; encoded by the coding sequence ATGAAAGAAATGGCTTTCAGTTCTCTATTAACCTCAGTAGGGTACCTTGAAATCTTTATAGcaatctttttctttcttgtatTCTGGGCTATAGGAAATACCAAAAATGACCTACCAAGAAATTATCCATTTCTCGGAATGTTTCCAACCCTACTTCTCAATATACACAGAATCCATGAAAAGATTACAGAAGTTCTTTCAAAAACTGGAGGTACTTTCTTGTTGAAAGGCCCTTGGTTTACTAATATGGACATGCTTGGCACAGTAGATCCTGTAAATGTACATTATATTATGAGTacaaattcttcaaattttccaaaaggACCAGAATTCAAGAAGATTTTTGATGCTTTTGGTGATGGAATTTTTAATTCTGActttgatttatggaagaaacaAAGCAAATATGCCAAAGAACTGGTCATTAATCAGAAATACCACAAATGTTTGATAAAAACCATTAACGACAAGGTCAAAGATGGCCTGATACCGATTCTTGATTTCATGGCTAAAGAAGATAAAATTTTTGATTTGCAAGATATTTTCAAGAGGTTAACCTTTGATACAATATGTAAAGTAGTCACTGGCTTTGATCCTGGTTGCCTTTCTCTTGAGTTCCCATGCGTTCCATTTGTGAAAGCTATGGAAGATATTGATTATGTTATAGTCATACGCCATTTATTGCCGGAGAGTATTTGGAAGCTGCAAAAATGGCTTGGAGTTGGGCCagaaaagaaactaagcaaagcTGTGGAAGTTGTTGACCAAATTATAgaaaagtttatattgatgaaaCGTGAAGAGTTGAGCAATGGAGCAAAATCTAAGCAACAAGAAGTTGGTTTTGACTTATTAACATTATGCATAGTTAATGATGGAGAAAGGACAACAGGGTTGAAGTTTGATAATAAATTTTTGAGGGATACAATATTTAGCTTCTTGTTTGCCGGACGTGATGGAGTTAACTCCTGCCTTACTTGGTTCATTTGGCTGGTTTTCGCACACCCTGAGGTTGAAAGGAATATAAGAGAAGAACTTAAGGCAATCATCCCCGTGGAAGAAACTGAAAAATGGAAGTTTTTTACGGCAGAAGATTTGAAAAATGTGATTTATTTACATGCTGCATTGTGCGAAACAATGAGGTTGTATCCCCCTGTTCCATTCCAGCACAAGAGGCCACAGAAACATGATATTCTCCCAAGTGGTCACCATGTTCATCCCAAGATGAGAGTGATGTTTAATTTGTATGCGATGGGGAGGATGGAATTCATTTGGGGAAAGGAAGCTTCGGAATTCAAGCCAGAGAGATGGATATCAGAGTGTGGAACGATAAAACATGAGGCATCTTACAAGTTTTTGACTTTTGGTGCAGGACCAAGAAAATGCATAGGGATAGAAACATCTTTCACTCAATTAAAAGTTATGGCCGCTGTTATCATCCATAATTACGAGATTAAAATGGTAAAAGATCATGATGTTTCCCCTAATTGTTCCATTATCCTCCACATGAAACATGGTTTTAAGGTTAGGGTTAAGAAGAGATGGGCATAG
- the LOC107792761 gene encoding alkane hydroxylase MAH1-like has product MALIGLGYIEIFLAMLCFFLFYYYRDSKYPINWPIFGMLPGALYHIQQIHERCTMTMRASGGTFLFKGPWFANMDMLSTVDPANVHYIMSANFMNFPKGPKFKEMFDVLGNGIFNADLDMWKIQRKTTRALITHLQFYKFLVKTSREKVEKGLIPVLDYICDKGSIVDLQDLFQRFTFDTTCILVTGYDPGCVSIDFPDVPFSKAMDDAEEAILFRHALPEIIWKLQRWLRIGEEKKLIRARETLDYTLSKYISKKREKLKEGENVKESEEGIDLLTFYLKEEENLGVKCDDKYLRDTILNLMIAGRDTTSSALTWFIWLVSTNPQVEKKIRDEINSIIPKQEIGKWRLFNVQELNKLVYLHGALCDSLRLYPPVPFQHKEPLENDILPSGHKVHPKLKIMFSLYAMGRMESIWGKDCLEFKPERWISDGGTIKHEPSYKFLAFNAGPRTCLGKEVAFTQMKAVAAAIIHNYQVELVKGHPIEPNASIILYMRHGFKVRISRRWP; this is encoded by the coding sequence ATGGCATTAATAGGATTAGGATACATTGAAATTTTCCTAGCAATGTTatgttttttcttgttttattactATAGGGATTCAAAATATCCGATAAATTGGCCGATTTTCGGTATGCTTCCAGGGGCTTTGTACCATATACAACAAATACATGAGAGGTGTACTATGACAATGAGAGCCTCAGGGGGAACCTTTTTATTTAAAGGTCCTTGGTTTGCAAATATGGACATGTTATCAACAGTTGATCCAGCCAATGTGCATTACATAATGAGTGCAAATTTCATGAATTTTCCAAAAGGGCCAAAATTTAAAGAGATGTTTGATGTTTTAGGAAATGGGATTTTCAACGCGGACTTGGATATGTGGAAGATTCAGAGGAAGACGACTCGTGCTCTCATCACACATCTACAATTTTACAAGTTTTTAGTCAAGACTAGTCGCGAGAAGGTAGAAAAAGGGCTAATTCCTGTGCTAGATTATATATGTGACAAAGGTTCTATAGTGGATTTGCAAGATTTGTTCCAAAGGTTTACTTTTGATACAACTTGTATTTTAGTCACTGGATATGATCCTGGATGTGTATCTATAGATTTTCCCGATGTTCCTTTCTCGAAAGCTATGGATGATGCTGAAGAGGCCATTCTTTTTCGCCATGCATTGCCCGAGATCATTTGGAAATTGCAAAGATGGCTTAGAATTGGAGAGGAAAAGAAGTTGATTAGAGCTCGCGAAACATTGGACTATACTTTAAGTAAATATATATCCAAGAAGCGCGAAAAGTTGAAGGAAGGAGAAAATGTGAAAGAAAGTGAAGAGGGAATTGATCTTTTGACATTTTATCTCAAGGAAGAAGAGAATTTGGGGGTGAAATGTGATGATAAATATTTAAGGGACACCATATTGAATCTTATGATAGCAGGGCGCGACACGACTAGCTCTGCTCTCACATGGTTTATTTGGCTAGTGTCAACAAATCCACAAGTGGAGAAGAAGATTAGGGATGAAATCAACTCTATTATTCCAAAACAAGAAATTGGAAAATGGAGGCTTTTTAATGTTCAAGAATTGAACAAGCTTGTTTACTTACATGGCGCGTTGTGTGATTCGTTAAGGCTATATCCACCAGTTCCATTCCAACACAAAGAGCCACTTGAGAATGATATTCTCCCGAGTGGTCACAAAGTTCATCCAAAGTTAAAGATAATGTTTTCGTTGTATGCAATGGGAAGAATGGAATCGATATGGGGGAAAGATTGCTTGGAATTTAAGCCAGAGAGATGGATTTCAGACGGAGGAACTATTAAGCACGAGCCGTCGTACAAGTTCTTGGCTTTTAATGCTGGACCAAGAACTTGTCTTGGAAAAGAAGTGGCTTTCACTCAAATGAAGGCTGTAGCAGCTGCTATTATTCACAATTATCAAGTTGAACTTGTAAAAGGACACCCTATTGAACCCAATGCTTCTATAATTCTCTACATGAGACATGGTTTTAAAGTTAGGATAAGTAGAAGGTGGCCTTGA